A genome region from Platichthys flesus chromosome 12, fPlaFle2.1, whole genome shotgun sequence includes the following:
- the ppifa gene encoding peptidylprolyl isomerase Fa, with the protein MNRMKSRVRFSSVGIAAARLFSSGPRSNPHVFLDIEAESEPLGRIIIQLNADVVPKTAENFRALCTGEHGFGFKGCMFHRVIPQFMCQGGDFTKHNGTGGKSIYGKTFRDENFKLKHTGPGTLSMANSGPHTNGSQFFICTNKTEWLDGKHVVFGQVTAGMDVVTKMESFGLHDGGVIKKIVISDCGEIK; encoded by the exons ATGAATCGGATGAAAAGTCGTGTGAGGTTCAGTTCTGTGGGGATCGCAGCAGCCAGACTCTTCTCCTCCGGGCCCCGCTCCAACCCGCACGTGTTCCTGGACATCGAGGCGGAGTCGGAGCCTCTGGGCAGAATCATCATCCAG ctgaatgcaGATGTTGTCCCAAAGACTGCAG AAAACTTCAGAGCTCTGTGCACAGGGGAACATGGCTTTGGATTCAAGGGCTGTATGTTTCACAGAGTCATCCCTCAGTTCATGTGTCAG GGAGGAGATTTCACCAAACACAACGGCACAGGAGGGAAATCTATATACGGGAAAACGTTCAGAGATGAAAACTTCAAGTTAAAACACACTGGTCCAG GAACTCTTTCCATGGCGAACTCGGGGCCACACACCAACGGCTCCCAGTTCTTCATATGCACGAATAAAACCGAATG GCTCGATGGTAAACATGTGGTGTTCGGGCAGGTGACGGCAGGCATGGATGTGGTCACCAAGATGGAATCCTTTGGTTTACACGATGGCGGCGTGATCAAGAAAATTGTCATAAGTGATTGTGGTGAGATCAAATAG